In Triticum aestivum cultivar Chinese Spring unplaced genomic scaffold, IWGSC CS RefSeq v2.1 scaffold174139, whole genome shotgun sequence, the sequence ACACGCTGGATAAAAAAATTCAATGATTCAATGTAAACAACTACCTAACTAGGGGCTCCCCTCTGCTTCAAAACTCATGGAGAAAAAAAAAGGTCAACCTTCAACAATATAGTCTGTGATGATGAGTATAAACTAAAAAATAGTATCAGAAAatgaaaaaaatcaaataaaaaagaAACAGAGGCTTTTGAGTTACCCTTGCGTTTTTTAACTCCTTCCAGAGATACATGCTGATGCCGCTTCCCCGGCTCTCGCGGTTGCAAGGGCTCAGACAAACTCTCAAACCATCTCCTGTGCACATAAAAAAAAGGGTCACACATAAATTTGTGCTAGTGAGAGGCATACATATTCAGGTAATGATTTTAGTGAGATATAAATTTGTGCTAGTGAGAGGCATACATACATATTCAGCAAAAAATCTGAGAGAACAAATAAACATGCCCTACAACATGAATTGGATATAAATCATTATCTCCTACAGTCATAAGTCAATCTTGAGTCTGCATCATGCATTAGACAGAATCAAAACAAGTGGAGAACTAGCATGCACAATGTGTAACTAGCAGGTACAGAAATATGCGTAATTGTGGGCTGAATACCGTAACACAGACCCCGTGCATTCAGTTTGGGACCCCTGAAACTAAATTCTAGGATATCAAATATCCATTCTCTCTCTCAGTTTTCCACTTATGACACACACAGAGTAAGAACAAAACAAATCTGGGTTCTGAATCACTATTGGCGCAGCAGGTCCTTGTGCTGCAAAAAGCCTACATACATTCAGGCCAAATGAACCATGGCTACTACAAACAtatttaaaagaaaaacaaaaccaaCCACAACATGCTCTAGACAACATGTAGGAGATCAAGTtgtcaaaaaaaggaaaaacgaaTGGCTAACAGAGGTTATATACTAACAAAAGAAAGTAAAACTTATAGGAAGCCTAAAAACACATACTCCTATCTCTACAGAGGGAGCAAAGGGGAGCACTGCGTGCTACTGCAACTCGACACCTAACCCTCCTTTGTTACTTATTAGGCTCATTTTATCCGACACACACCGTAACTAGTACTAATCTGTTTCCTCGGCGCAGCGGCGTCAAAACAGTGTCAGGGGGAAGAGCGCAAAAACAATCTGAACAAGGATGGAAGTTACAGAAATGGAAATTCATTTTCAGAACGTGACTGAATCTAGCTAGAAGCAAAGGAACCATTTCATTTCTTAAGCACTCTCAAAACCAGGCTCGGTTCTTCACTAAATGATCTATGTGTTTCTTCTAGGACAAGGAATAACTCACTCACCCTCAGCCGGGGACATTGCTAATCGACAAGGGAAACGTGATTGAATGCTCTCTTGAAGCAACTTCAGACACAAGGGGAACGCAAAAAGAAAACTGAATTGAAGAGAGGTGCCTCATAAACAGAGCTTTATTTATCGTGGTAAGTGATTCTAGCTACAGGCAATGAACTGGTTCCATCCTCAATCACCACGTCGACGTGCCGATCGACGCAGTCAGCGAGAGACACTATTATGCATGAACGCACAAATGAAAATctttaaaaaaattataaactcTGGGGGCAATTCTCTGCTTGAAACTACTAATCAAAAACTTGATACAAACAAATAAACATGCCACTGCTAGAGAGATAAGTTCAGTAAATCATTTATCTTTGATTCCGGAGAAATAGATATGAAACATGCCACTGATTCATAGGGTTTCAGCAaagaaaaaactggaaaaaaaaacaTGCCACTCCTAAATGATAGGTTCAGTAATCATCCTCTTGTTTTCCCCAAAGAAATGATATCAATATCCTACTGATTCGCAAAAGGTTTCAGCAAAGATCTGAAGATAAAAATCACACACAGAAAAGGGGACACCCCTACATGCCACAGCTTGAAGAAAAATGACACGAAAAGAATTGGCTAAAATCCTGGAGCCGATTATATGGTTGAAGCTATTAATCTACACTTGATACAAACAAAAACGACCCAAATCTCCTTAGATCTACGGTGTAgcaacaacaaacaaacaaaaacagaTGGAAAAAGAAGGTAGGGGAAACTTACTCCACCAGCAGCGGCCATCCTCTCTCGTTGGGCGTGCAGCACGTCAATCTGTTCGTTGAAGAAGCCTTGGAGCTCGGCGTCTCTTCTTCCCCTGCGGAGTTCTTCCGATTTGAGACTAGGGAATGGAGAGAGACAAAATGGACTGAGCGCTATCTGTCCCTTCCTCTCTTTAATgcggccaaaaaaagaaaagaaaaaaggacaaAAGGCCCGCCCGAACACTTGCGCAGCCCACACAAGCAAAACGCTCACGCGGGACCGCGGTTCGACAAAAAAACAGGAAATGGGCCGGTCCGCGCCTTAGACAGGCCTAAACAAGGGACAAAGCGCCCCAGCGTGAATCTACAAACAACCAAAGATCGAACGGTTGGGCAGTCGATTGAGAgtgtcagtcgactgatttttagcagTTCCGTTTTTTTAATACTCTTATTACCCGTCTGCCTTTCTTCGCCCAGCTCTCCCAACACAAGGGAAGGGCATCACCCTGAGCACCCGCGCCCACAACCTGCTCGTCCAGAACGCCGGCAGGCTGGCCGGCCACCCCGCCATGGCCCACGCCCTCGAGCAAGTGTTAGCGCGGCGGCTCTCCTTACCGAGCTGGCGTTCGCGTTCCTGGAGGCCGCGGCGAGGTCGAGCGTGGATCACACGGCGAGGGCGACTCTGAGGACTTTGGACGGTGCCGGCAGCCCGTGCCTATCGGTGGTGAAGGCGTTGGCCTCGATCAGCGAGTTCGATGCGGCCGTGTGGGTGATGTTGGTGGCCAAGCTGGGCCAAGGATCAGCTACTAAAACGTCATGTTGGTGGCCAAGGTGGGCGACTTCCAGGGCGCccgccaggtgttcgacgaaatgaggAAGGGGAGCTGCTGCCCCAATGCCAACTCCTGGAACTACCTCCTCGGGGGGATGACCAAGAATGGGAGAGCCACCGAAGAGTGTGACCTCGTTGAGGCCATGGAGAGGTCTGAAGTCTGAACCTGATGACGTCCAGATATCACTGATGTACGAGATCCTTACATGCCACGCCTGTAAAGCAGGGAAGATGGATTGGGCAAGAGATTCTCGATCAGATTTTCCTGGAAGTTGACGCCGAGAATTATAATCCACACATCAAGGGGTATGTCTATACTGGGGGAATAAAAGTTTTCAAGGATTTGCACGAGATGGGAAGGGGAGATCTGTCTGCTGAAGTGAAGTGCTTTTTTCAGAGAATCATTGTACAGTCAGGTTTGGAACATTGATTTATTTTTTAACTTATGGAGTCACCTAGTTGAGTGAAAATTGCTTGTCCTTATACAATATTCATGTGCCATTTATGCTCTCCACTCCATGTATAAGTAGATTATTTTGCTCTAAATCAGAAAGGACACATTCCCTACTTTGTATAGATAAAAACATACATTAGCAAAATAATTAGGAGACATTCCCTAATTTGACATGGAAGGGGAGCTGCTACCTCTGAAATGACTCAAACTGGATTCAGACAGCGAAGAAAATAAGACAGTACATTACTATTCTTCTTTACATGAACTTCTGTTGCTTGCTACTATCCTGCCAATTATTTGCTTCATCAGACATGCATGTGTCTGACGCCACATGCTTTATTCTAAGTATCTCAGTAGAAACTTGTCCCATACCCGGCCGCTCTTTGGGTGATGTCATGGAGCAAGACAGGCCTATTCTTAAAAGTGGGATGACGCAATTCTTCATCATGTTAGTTGCATTGCTGCTATCTTGTAGCATTGTGGAGTCAACAACCTCATGAATATTCTTTGTAAATGCTCTATCAACAAATTCATGAAGGCTTATACCATCGTTGAATTTTTCATCAGTTGGACTACACCCTGTTATCAGTTGTAACAGAAGCACTCCAAAGCTATAGACATCACCCTTGGTTGATATTTCTTCGCTCATTCCATACTCTGCATTTGCATGTAAAACACATAATAAAATTAGAGAATCATCATTGTTTGTACAACTCCATAAGGAACAAACAGAACCATTATCTTGCAAATAAGCTTATCTCACCTGGTGGGATGTATCCTATGGATCCTTTTAAGCGGCTCAAACTTGCTGAACTATCTTGGTGTGCATTTTCTGGGCTGAACAAGAATCTTGCTAGGCCAAAGTCGATGACGTACGCAGCCATGTCAAGACCCAGAAGTATATTGCTTGGCTTCAAGTCGCAGTGTATAACTGGAGGTGCACACTGATTGTGAAGGTAATCCAAAGCAACTGCCACATCCAAGGCTATATTAGTCCTTTGGCTTAAACTCAGAATATTCTTTTCACCATCTTCAGAATATTTTAGATGTAGACACATTTCTAGGTTCCCATTTGGCATGTATGGGAACACTAGGGCCTTGAAATCTGCCCCAGTATGATCCACAGAAGAGCATGAGGTAATGATTTTTACAAGATTCCGATGGCGAACATTTCTTAGGGCTTCACACTCTGCTATGAAGCTCCTATCTGCCCCATTAATGTCAAGGTCAAAAATCTTGATGGCGACTTGATCTGCTTGAAACTGCAGACTTCCCTTATAAACCCTTCCAAATGATCCAGAACCAATTAAGTTTTCAGAAGAAAACCTATCAGTTGCCCTTAGCAAGTCTTCATATGATATCTTCTCAAATGATATCTTCTCTAGCTTCTTTACGTGCTCATTGTCATGTTGCAAACGGGGATTTGCTTGCATCCGTTTCCTCCTATAAATTGTTGCCATACAAGAGAAAAGGATTGCAGTGGCAACAACAATTGGCAATAGAATCACTAGGACTAGAACCACTGGCTTCTGCTTTCTTTTGCTGTCAGACAGAGCCATACAAAGAGACATACCTCTCATCGGGATAATTGTACACAGATGATCATTTCCTTGGAGCGAAACTGCACCAATGTTGTCAAAAACACCACCTGTCGGAACTGCTCCATCAAAATGGTTAAAGGATAAATTCAGGCCTTGCAGTGATTTCAAGGATTTGAGGAACTCTGGTACTTTTCCCGACAAATTGTTCCCAGAAATATCCATGTGTTTTATGCTGACTAAGTTGGAAAATGTTTGTGGAATTCTTCCTGCAAAGAAGTTGTTTTGCATCTCAAGATACTCCAGATCAACACACTGGCCGAGAGTTGATGGTATGTTGCCAGTCAACCTGTTATTTGACATGTTGATTTTCTTCAGATGAAGGAGACTTCCAACTTCATCTGGCATTCTTCCAGACAAGTAGTTGTTTGACAAGTCCAGCTCTTTAGAAAGCGTAGAGATTGTCAAGATTTTACTTGGTATACGCCCATCTAGTGAGTTGTGAGCAAGGTTGAGTATGGTGAGTTGAGTGCATTGTGATATACTTGCAGGTATTCTTCCACTGAAGCTGTTATGATCCAATTCCAGCGTGCTCAGCTGGACAAGATTGGCAACAGTATCTGGAATCTGACCCGAAAGCTTGTTTTGCGCAAAGGATAGATCAACCAATTTGTACAATTTCCCAATTGTTGATGGTATATTACCGGTGAGAAGATTGTCACCCATATACAAGCCAATGAGGCTCTTGAGGTTGCCAATCTCCGGTGGTATAGGTCCAGAAATTTTGTTGCTACTTAGCCACAAGTAGTCAAGACTATTTGAAAGGTTCCCAATAGAACTTGGCAATTTCCCATTGAGATTGTTCCCATCCAGGGCCAACATGTTCAGTCTGGAGCAGTTAGATAGTGAAGAGACAAAGCCCCAATCATCTGCTTCTAGCTTGTTCCTTGCCAAATTGAGTAGCACTAAATTTGGCAATGAGCCGAAGAATGGTATGGATCCAGTAAATCTATTATTTTTCAGGTCCAGCCTTTGTAGGTGGTAAGCTTTGAGAAGAGAGGCTGGGATTGGTCCATCATAGTTGTTATCTGAGAGTATTAGGTCCTGGATATTGGGGAGGGTGTAGCCGATGTCGAAGGGTAATCTGCCGACAAGTGAGTTCTTTGCTATGGCGAGACTTTTCAGGGATGACATGTTGAAGATAGATGGTGGAACCGGCCCAGATAAGTTGTTCATAGACAAGGTCAATATCTCTAGTGTTGGAATATAACCTATGCTCTCTGGTATGCTCCCAACTAAGTAATTGTTTGTGAGATAAAGATGAACTAGGGAAGAAAGGTTCCCTAGTGAGGAAGGTATTCTTCCTGAAAGATTGTTATACCTTAAAGAGAGATGCTTAATAGGGGAAGGTGTGACAGTAACAGAAGGTATCGTACCAACAAAATTGTTCTTTTCGAGGCAAATAGCACCAAGTGACAAAGTGTTGAGGAGAGCCTTTGGGAGTTTCCCAGTAAGACTATTGCTCATGAGCCTAAGTACTTGAAGAGATGAACTATTTGCCAAGGACTGAGGGATGACCCCTCCGAGAGCATTCGTCGCAAGATCGACATATGTGAGATGACGACTGCTGCCCAAAGATGGCGGTATGGTCCCAGTAAGGGTGTTTTTGGCGAGAACTAGTACGCGCAGTGCAGGGAGGACTCCGAAAGCAGGGGGAATGCTCCCTTGGAGCTTGTTGTTGCCAAGGTTAATCTCTTGAAGGCGCTTGCATTGGCTAAGGTTATGTGGGATCTCTCCACGGAGGGAATTGTTCCACAAGCCCAGAATTTTGAGCTGGGAACATGTAGAGAGTTCAGGTGGGATGTTACCTTCCAAAGTGTTCATGCTGAGGTTGAGGCTGGCGAGTCGACTCAGGAGGCCAAGCTCGGACGGCACACCACCACGGAAGTTGTTGTTCGACAGCTGGAGCCTTGTCAGCCAAGTGAGCTTGGCAATGCAAGGTGCTATGGTGCCTGAGATGCCTTGGGATTCAAGGTCCAGCGCGATGACACGCCGGGGGGACGTCGCGCTGCAGGTGACCCCGTACCAGTCGCAGAACTCCACGGACACGTTGCTCCATGAAGCTAGAAATCCAGCGGGACCCGAGAGCTGGGATTTGAAGCAAAGGAGGGCTTGTCTATCGCTCGGTGTTTCATCGCAAATTCCTAATGATGGTAGGCTGCaagagaaacccaggaagaggcaGAGAAACCGAACGAAGCCTGGAAACAATAAAGATGTCATTACTCAGCTATCGAGATTGAAGCAAGCTCTCGCTTTGCAAGAGGATTTCTAGGTGTGGTGTGTAGTGGTAGCTCACCTGCTTTAAATAGAAGGTTGgcatctttgcttggaaagtggCGAGGAAGGAATATGTGGAGCCAATCTGTGGAGTGGAGGCAGAGGACTTCTAAGTGTGGTTTGCACACAGTCTACGGATGACGTTGGCGGAGGAGCAGGTACACAATACCAGAGCAGAATGTGTGATGACACTGATGATGTTGGCAGGGTCACAACCAAGTGACGCATGACAGGCCAGTATATGCAATAGAAAAAAAAATTGCAGCTATGTGGACTCCTAAACAACACCTAAGCTTAGATGCCGACGTTGGTAAGGGTAAGCATATAATTGACTGACTGACTACTCGCACTGCAAGCGAGAAACATGCAGGCCCAGCTCAGCGAGGATCAAGACAAATGCACTACTAGTTGATTAATGAGGTGAGAAGCTTCCTCGCTGGAGA encodes:
- the LOC123172214 gene encoding receptor kinase-like protein Xa21, producing the protein MTSLLFPGFVRFLCLFLGFSCSLPSLGICDETPSDRQALLCFKSQLSGPAGFLASWSNVSVEFCDWYGVTCSATSPRRVIALDLESQGISGTIAPCIAKLTWLTRLQLSNNNFRGGVPSELGLLSRLASLNLSMNTLEGNIPPELSTCSQLKILGLWNNSLRGEIPHNLSQCKRLQEINLGNNKLQGSIPPAFGVLPALRVLVLAKNTLTGTIPPSLGSSRHLTYVDLATNALGGVIPQSLANSSSLQVLRLMSNSLTGKLPKALLNTLSLGAICLEKNNFVGTIPSVTVTPSPIKHLSLRYNNLSGRIPSSLGNLSSLVHLYLTNNYLVGSIPESIGYIPTLEILTLSMNNLSGPVPPSIFNMSSLKSLAIAKNSLVGRLPFDIGYTLPNIQDLILSDNNYDGPIPASLLKAYHLQRLDLKNNRFTGSIPFFGSLPNLVLLNLARNKLEADDWGFVSSLSNCSRLNMLALDGNNLNGKLPSSIGNLSNSLDYLWLSSNKISGPIPPEIGNLKSLIGLYMGDNLLTGNIPSTIGKLYKLVDLSFAQNKLSGQIPDTVANLVQLSTLELDHNSFSGRIPASISQCTQLTILNLAHNSLDGRIPSKILTISTLSKELDLSNNYLSGRMPDEVGSLLHLKKINMSNNRLTGNIPSTLGQCVDLEYLEMQNNFFAGRIPQTFSNLVSIKHMDISGNNLSGKVPEFLKSLKSLQGLNLSFNHFDGAVPTGGVFDNIGAVSLQGNDHLCTIIPMRGMSLCMALSDSKRKQKPVVLVLVILLPIVVATAILFSCMATIYRRKRMQANPRLQHDNEHVKKLEKISFEKISYEDLLRATDRFSSENLIGSGSFGRVYKGSLQFQADQVAIKIFDLDINGADRSFIAECEALRNVRHRNLVKIITSCSSVDHTGADFKALVFPYMPNGNLEMCLHLKYSEDGEKNILSLSQRTNIALDVAVALDYLHNQCAPPVIHCDLKPSNILLGLDMAAYVIDFGLARFLFSPENAHQDSSASLSRLKGSIGYIPPEYGMSEEISTKGDVYSFGVLLLQLITGCSPTDEKFNDGISLHEFVDRAFTKNIHEVVDSTMLQDSSNATNMMKNCVIPLLRIGLSCSMTSPKERPGMGQVSTEILRIKHVASDTCMSDEANNWQDSSKQQKFM